The DNA sequence TGAATATGGGCATTATCACTAACGGTTTTACTGCCTTACAAACCATTCGCTTGGAGCGAACAGGTTTAAAAGATTATTTCTTCCCGCTGGTAATATCAGAACAAGTCGGTGTTGCTAAGCCACATGTAGCGATTTTTGAGCATGCTTTTAAGCACATGCAATATCCTGCAAAAGACGCTATTTTAATGGTCGGTGATAATCCGCATTCGGATATTCAAGGTGGGATTAACGCGGGTATTGATACTTGCTGGCTGAATCGCCATGGGCAAGCCAAACCTGAAGGAATCGAGCCTCATCATGAGGTGAGTTCACTTAAACAGCTACAAAGCCTATTAACAGGCGTTTAAATAAATCTGAACGCCAAGATGTCGAAAGGGGCATTGCCCTTCAGCTTATGCCCCTTTCTATTATATGAACCTTTACCTTTTTTCGGCCGTTCCACTTTGCTTTTAAACAGCGAACTGGTGACCAAAGCTTTTATCGCGTTGTCGTTAATTTGTCCGCGACCATGGTCATGCACCAGCACCGACGGTGTGACTTGTTTCTTAGCCATAAAACCCCTCATAATGACTATCAAACGGCCCCTATGGCCATTAATGCTCGCTAGTATAAATCAACCACACAAAAAAGCGAACGCTCTATCACTGCCCTGCTAGGAGCTCCTAAAGTGAATACTTACCCCCAGAACCTTTACCAACATTACCACGCGCATATTTACTATGACGCAAATACGCTCAACATAGCTCAACACCTATGTCTCGAAGTAGCAGATCGGTTCAAATTAAAAATAGGCCGTCTACACCAAACTGAAGTGGGGCCTCACCCGCGCTGGAGCTGCCAAATCAGCTTCAACCACCAGCACTTTGATAGGCTAATTGCTTACTTAGATGCCCAGCGACAAGGTTTGACTATATTGGTACATGGTCAAACCGGTGATGATTTAAAAGACCACACCGAGCACGCTTATTGGTTGGGTGAAGCCGTGCCGCTTAACTTAGCCATGTTTAAATAAGGCCATAAAAAAAGTAGGCCAAGGCCTACTTTTGTATACGACGACCTACTGTTCTAGTGGCTAATCATCCAAGGTCGCATTGATGGGAACATCTTCTCACCGCTAGCCGTATAGAGCAGCTTAGACCCACCTCGCTTGGTATGAGTACAACCGCACCCTTTCTTAAGCTTCTCAGCATTCTCTGCCCGAGTATCACTGGTAGAGTGCTGCGGCTCGTGACGTGCTTTTTCATTGCGCTCGATGGCTTGTTTAGTTTCTGCCGCCATATCTAATACTGATGGCGGTAGAACAATCACTCGTGCACAAAGGGCCGCACACTGCGGACATTCGGCCGGCTTAGCGCTGTCGTCCATCGCCGCCAGTTCATAGAACAAACCATGATCGGCACATTTATAGTCATAAACAGGCATAAGTGCTCCTTACTTATCTAGGTCTGGCGCTAAGGGCATATCGATGCTGCCATCTAAGTATTTAGTGGGACCATCAGCATTGGGTTTAATATCAAACTCAAATATGTCGGTAGGTAACCATAAAGTGGCACAGGAGTTCGGCACATCGACTACCCCACTAAGATGCCCTTGCACTGGCGCGGTTCCCAACAATGAGTAGGCTTGCGCTCCGCTGTAACCAAACTTTTTGAGGTATTCAATGGCATTCAAACACGCTTGTCGATAAGCCACGTTGGCATCCAAATAATGCTGTTTGCCATGTTCATCCACTGAGATACCTTCAAAAATCAAGTAATCGTCGTAACGCGGAGTAATTGGACTCGGTTTGAAAATAGGATTTTTAATCGCGTACTTGGACATGCCATCTTTAATTAAATTAACGCGTAAATGGATCCATCCGGCCATTTCAATTGCACCACAGAAGGTGATCTCGCCGTCGCCTTGGCTAAAGTGTAAATCGCCTACAGACAAGCCCGCATCTTTAACATAAACAGGGAAATAGATTTTCGAACCGCGCGATAAGTCTTTAATGTCACAGTTGCCGCCGTGTTCACGTGGTGGCACGGTTCTAGCGCCTTCTTCGGCCGCTACTTTAGCCTCATCAGGCTTCATTTGTCCCATGTGGGCAGTAGGCGCATAAGGCAAGGCGGCTAACATTGGCACCCGCTCAGGATTGGTATCAAATAACTCTTTTTCGCGGCGATTCCATTCATCCAACATTTTTTTGTCGGGCAAACAGCCAATCAGACCGGGGTGTATCAAGCCTGCAAACTCTACCCCAGGGATATGCCTAGACTTGGTAAACATGCCGTTAAAGTCCCAAATCGACTTTTGCGCTTCGGGGAAGTGTTCATCTAAAAACCCGCCACCATTTTGTTTAGAAAAGAAGCCATTAAAGCCCCACTGTGAATCATCAAACGTGCCAATATCTAGAATATCAACCACTAACAAATCACCGGGTTCTGCCCCTTCTACACCGACAGGTCCAGTTAAAAAGTGTACTTGAGATAAATCAACATCGCGCACATCCGAAGCGTCATCATTGTTTTTGATTTGGCCACCAGTCCAGTCGATACACTCCAGAATAAAGTCATCGCCCGGCTTTACTGTAGCCGCCATAGGAATATCGGGATGCCAACGATTATGCAATTTTTCGTTATCGTATGCCGATTGTTTTAAGTCCACTTTAATTATTGTTTCTGCCATGATTATTCTCCTTGAATATAAACTACGCCTAATAGCCCGTTACACAGACAAATAGGCGGCAACTTGTTGCTCATCTACTTCGTCACGCTTTACGTCGTGCACAATTTTGCCTTTCTCTATCACTACAATGCGATCTGCAACATCAAGCGCAAAACTTAATACCTGCTCAGACACCACTATCGATAGCCCACGCTGATCGCGAATTTGTTTAAGGGTTTTGGCCATGTCCTTGATAATGGAGGGTTGGATACCTTCGGTAGGTTCATCCAGTAGCAGCACACTTGGGTTACTGGCCAAGGCTCGGGCTATGGCTAATTGTTGCTGCTGCCCTCCAGACAAATTGCCACCGCGTCGATGGCGCATTTCCCATAACACCGGAAAGATGCTGTAAAGGTCATCGGGCACACTGCTTTTACCAACACTGGTTAACCCCGTTTCGATATTCTCTTGCACCGTCATGGTAGAAAAAATCATCCGCCCCTGAGGCACAAAGCCCAAGCCAGAGGCCACTCGCTGATGACTTTTTTGGCCACTCAGTTCCTTACCATCTAGCTTCACTTCGCCACTTCGGCTGCCAATCATGCCAATTAGCGATTTCATCAAGGTAGTTTTACCCATGCCATTGCGCCCCAAAATCGCCACGATTTCGTTCTTTTCTAGGCTAAAGTTCATCCCCGATATCACTTCACTTTGGCCATAGGCCACGTGGTAATCAGTTATTTCAAGCATTCACTCTCTCCTTAATGTCCTAGGTAAACTTCAATCACTTTGGGATCGTTTTTCACCCGCTGCATCGAGCCTTCAGACAACACCTTTCCTTGGTGTAATACCGTTACCCGATCAGCAATGTCTTCAACAAATTGCATATCGTGCTCTATCACCAATACCGAACGGTCTTTAGTAATACGCTGCAATAATGAGGCGGTTTGTTTGCGCTCGGCCACCGACATCCCCGCAACCGGTTCGTCTAACATCAATAGTTCAGGGTCTTGAATCAGCAACATGCCTATCTCTAACCACTGTTTTTGACCGTGGCTGAGTAAATCGGCCGACTCGTGTAATTTGTCACTAAGAAACACCATTTCAGCAATCTCAAGCACTTTGTCTTTGACTGCTTGGTCTCGCACAAAGGTTAATGCGCCCCAGACGTTACGCCCTTTGGGGTAAGAAATTTCTAGGTTTTCAAACACACTCAAGTCTTCGTAAATGGACGGGGTTTGAAATTTGCGCCCTACTCCTGCATGAACAATTTGGTGTTCTTTAAGCTTGGTTAGCTCTTTTTGCTTAAATTTTATTGAGCCAGTGGTTGCTTTAGTTCGACCACAGATCAAATCCAGTACTGTTGTTTTACCGGCACCATTGGGCCCAATAATTACTCTAATCTCCTGCTCCTCAACATATAAAGACAGATTGTCTACCGCTTTAAATCCGTCGAAAGACACAGTGAGATCTTCAATACTCAATACAAAATCTTTACTATTGGTTTTTTGTTTAGGCTGAGGCATTTTGATAACTCCCCGTGGTTGAAGCGGGTTCAGCACTTGGCGCAGGTGGTGTTGCATCCAAGGTCGCTGTAGGCGGTTTCAACCCCACTTTGTCGCGATTAATGAAGTGCTTAAACCAAGGTTGAATGTAGGTTTGATAAAGTCCGGCTAAGCCATCAGGAAAAGCCATCACTACGCCAATAAACAAGGCTCCCATGGCAAATAGCCACAGCTCAGGAAAGGATTCAGAAAAGCTGGTCTTGGCTAAATTAACCACTAAGGTGCCGTAAATGGCTCCCAGTAGTGATAAGCGCCCACCGACCGCACAGAAGATGACCATTTCAATGGATGGCACAATCCCAACAAATGATGGCGACATAAAGCCCACTTGTAAGGTGAACATGGCACCGCCAATTGCCGAAAAGGCAGCAGCTAAACAAAAGATGAAAATTTTGAAGCTTGCCACGTTATAACCAGAGAACCTTACCCGATCTTCTTTCTCACGCATGGCGACCAGTAAACGGCCTAACTTACATTTCTTAACGTACAGCCCAATAAACAAGCAGGTGAACAGCAAACAAGCGTTAATGAAATACAATATGTATTGGGCAGACTCACTACGAATGTCCCAGCCCATCAGGGTACGTAAATCGGTAATACCATTAACACCACCGGTATACCCTTGCTGACCAATAATCAAGATAGTCAAAATGGCAGCGATGGCCTGGGTAATAATTGCAAAATATACACCGCCAACGCGACGGGTAAACATCGCAATACCAATAATAAAGGCAAATATAACGGGCACTGCAATCACCGCGAACAGGGTAAAACCAAAGCTATGGAATGGCTGCCAAAACCACGGCAGTTCGCTTAGCTGGTTCCAATCCATGAAATCAGGAATACCCGGTGTAGACTGAATCGCAGTAGCTTCAGGGCTAGAGGCTTCTAATTTAAGAAACATTGCCATGCAATAACCACCTAGGCCAAAAAATACCCCTTGTCCTAGGCTTAAAATTCCGCCACAGCCCCAACATAGCACTAGGCCTAAGGCGACAAATGCGTAAGTAAGGTATTTGCCGATGAGGTTTAAACGAAATATATCTAAGGCTAATGGCAGCACCACAAACAGGATCGCTGCTAATAGCAAGTACTTCCAAAGGTCATTACTGGCGAGCACTTTATTGGATTGGGCACGTATTTGAGTTAACAACATAAATAGCTCTCCCTATCGACGTATTTTTAATGAGAACAAACCCTGAGGGCGCAACATTAAGATGCCCACAACGGTTAACAAGGTCAGTACTT is a window from the Agarivorans sp. TSD2052 genome containing:
- the yjjG gene encoding pyrimidine 5'-nucleotidase, which translates into the protein MRYQWVLFDADETLFDFDAFAGLKLMFSRYNVDFSEQDYHVYQTKNLPLWVDYQAGKISATDLQQQRFSHWARKLNIHPQQLNSAFLSAMAEICRLLPGAKDLVDALLGKVNMGIITNGFTALQTIRLERTGLKDYFFPLVISEQVGVAKPHVAIFEHAFKHMQYPAKDAILMVGDNPHSDIQGGINAGIDTCWLNRHGQAKPEGIEPHHEVSSLKQLQSLLTGV
- a CDS encoding ribosome alternative rescue factor ArfA, with the translated sequence MAKKQVTPSVLVHDHGRGQINDNAIKALVTSSLFKSKVERPKKGKGSYNRKGHKLKGNAPFDILAFRFI
- a CDS encoding DOPA 4,5-dioxygenase family protein — protein: MNTYPQNLYQHYHAHIYYDANTLNIAQHLCLEVADRFKLKIGRLHQTEVGPHPRWSCQISFNHQHFDRLIAYLDAQRQGLTILVHGQTGDDLKDHTEHAYWLGEAVPLNLAMFK
- a CDS encoding zinc ribbon domain-containing protein, translating into MPVYDYKCADHGLFYELAAMDDSAKPAECPQCAALCARVIVLPPSVLDMAAETKQAIERNEKARHEPQHSTSDTRAENAEKLKKGCGCTHTKRGGSKLLYTASGEKMFPSMRPWMISH
- the fmdA gene encoding formamidase, which translates into the protein MAETIIKVDLKQSAYDNEKLHNRWHPDIPMAATVKPGDDFILECIDWTGGQIKNNDDASDVRDVDLSQVHFLTGPVGVEGAEPGDLLVVDILDIGTFDDSQWGFNGFFSKQNGGGFLDEHFPEAQKSIWDFNGMFTKSRHIPGVEFAGLIHPGLIGCLPDKKMLDEWNRREKELFDTNPERVPMLAALPYAPTAHMGQMKPDEAKVAAEEGARTVPPREHGGNCDIKDLSRGSKIYFPVYVKDAGLSVGDLHFSQGDGEITFCGAIEMAGWIHLRVNLIKDGMSKYAIKNPIFKPSPITPRYDDYLIFEGISVDEHGKQHYLDANVAYRQACLNAIEYLKKFGYSGAQAYSLLGTAPVQGHLSGVVDVPNSCATLWLPTDIFEFDIKPNADGPTKYLDGSIDMPLAPDLDK
- the urtE gene encoding urea ABC transporter ATP-binding subunit UrtE, yielding MLEITDYHVAYGQSEVISGMNFSLEKNEIVAILGRNGMGKTTLMKSLIGMIGSRSGEVKLDGKELSGQKSHQRVASGLGFVPQGRMIFSTMTVQENIETGLTSVGKSSVPDDLYSIFPVLWEMRHRRGGNLSGGQQQQLAIARALASNPSVLLLDEPTEGIQPSIIKDMAKTLKQIRDQRGLSIVVSEQVLSFALDVADRIVVIEKGKIVHDVKRDEVDEQQVAAYLSV
- the urtD gene encoding urea ABC transporter ATP-binding protein UrtD, whose protein sequence is MPQPKQKTNSKDFVLSIEDLTVSFDGFKAVDNLSLYVEEQEIRVIIGPNGAGKTTVLDLICGRTKATTGSIKFKQKELTKLKEHQIVHAGVGRKFQTPSIYEDLSVFENLEISYPKGRNVWGALTFVRDQAVKDKVLEIAEMVFLSDKLHESADLLSHGQKQWLEIGMLLIQDPELLMLDEPVAGMSVAERKQTASLLQRITKDRSVLVIEHDMQFVEDIADRVTVLHQGKVLSEGSMQRVKNDPKVIEVYLGH
- the urtC gene encoding urea ABC transporter permease subunit UrtC, with amino-acid sequence MLLTQIRAQSNKVLASNDLWKYLLLAAILFVVLPLALDIFRLNLIGKYLTYAFVALGLVLCWGCGGILSLGQGVFFGLGGYCMAMFLKLEASSPEATAIQSTPGIPDFMDWNQLSELPWFWQPFHSFGFTLFAVIAVPVIFAFIIGIAMFTRRVGGVYFAIITQAIAAILTILIIGQQGYTGGVNGITDLRTLMGWDIRSESAQYILYFINACLLFTCLFIGLYVKKCKLGRLLVAMREKEDRVRFSGYNVASFKIFIFCLAAAFSAIGGAMFTLQVGFMSPSFVGIVPSIEMVIFCAVGGRLSLLGAIYGTLVVNLAKTSFSESFPELWLFAMGALFIGVVMAFPDGLAGLYQTYIQPWFKHFINRDKVGLKPPTATLDATPPAPSAEPASTTGSYQNASA